A window from Aliamphritea hakodatensis encodes these proteins:
- a CDS encoding type 1 glutamine amidotransferase: MSETHTQKRGKHQLKTLLLQIRDSPQVREEELQSFATLSGLSRSQIDVLNVFDTPDFPANAADGYDALWVGGASEANVLKPEEFAFIDPCLRLIRHCADTGLPVFASCFGFQLAVLALGGEILHKDADFEMGSLPILLTPDAKTDPLFCDISDEFLAISVHRQYAAALPDHCQLLAYTDQCMHSFRVEGRDFWAFQFHPEVDRDTLVERLTFYKAHYTDGDGQLDRVLSSARETPVANALPRRFVEQVLLA, encoded by the coding sequence ATGTCTGAAACGCACACGCAGAAACGCGGAAAACATCAGCTGAAAACACTGTTGCTGCAGATTCGCGACAGTCCGCAGGTGAGGGAAGAAGAGCTGCAGAGCTTTGCGACCCTCAGCGGTCTGTCACGCAGTCAGATTGATGTGCTGAATGTGTTTGATACACCTGACTTTCCTGCTAATGCTGCAGACGGATACGATGCGTTATGGGTTGGTGGCGCCAGCGAAGCGAATGTCCTCAAACCCGAAGAATTTGCGTTTATTGATCCTTGCCTCAGGCTGATCCGTCATTGTGCTGATACCGGTTTGCCGGTCTTTGCGTCCTGCTTCGGATTTCAGCTGGCAGTACTGGCACTGGGAGGCGAAATTCTCCATAAAGATGCTGATTTCGAAATGGGCAGCCTGCCCATTTTGCTGACACCAGACGCTAAAACAGATCCGCTGTTTTGCGATATCAGCGATGAGTTTCTGGCAATATCGGTACACCGTCAGTATGCCGCTGCTTTGCCGGACCACTGTCAGCTTCTGGCTTATACCGATCAGTGTATGCACAGTTTCAGGGTCGAGGGGCGTGACTTCTGGGCCTTTCAGTTTCATCCGGAAGTGGATCGTGACACTTTGGTCGAACGGCTCACTTTCTATAAAGCTCACTATACCGACGGTGACGGGCAACTCGACCGGGTCCTGAGTTCAGCCCGTGAAACCCCTGTCGCCAACGCTTTACCCCGCCGTTTTGTTGAACAGGTTTTGCTTGCCTGA
- a CDS encoding GFA family protein produces MTDMQTDSAEQVTGSCLCGEVTYQLEGNLGIFQYCHCSRCRKFTGSAHAANILVRPEQFSWLSGSQLIGTFTPQETKHFTTAFCKHCGSSLPWLAKSGKAMVIPAGTLDSHPGIEPQQNVFRASGADWYQPAKDLPEWDCLPEK; encoded by the coding sequence ATGACGGACATGCAGACCGACTCCGCTGAGCAGGTAACCGGCAGTTGCCTGTGCGGCGAAGTCACCTATCAACTGGAGGGTAATCTTGGCATCTTCCAGTATTGCCACTGCTCCCGGTGCCGTAAATTTACCGGCAGTGCTCATGCGGCGAATATTCTGGTCAGGCCTGAACAGTTCAGCTGGCTCAGCGGCAGCCAACTGATCGGTACCTTTACGCCGCAGGAGACGAAGCATTTCACGACGGCGTTCTGTAAACATTGTGGTTCTTCACTGCCGTGGCTGGCTAAGTCCGGTAAAGCGATGGTGATCCCTGCCGGAACGCTGGACAGCCATCCGGGGATTGAGCCTCAGCAGAATGTGTTCCGGGCCTCCGGCGCCGACTGGTATCAGCCGGCTAAGGATTTACCGGAGTGGGATTGCCTGCCGGAAAAATAG
- the ubiM gene encoding 5-demethoxyubiquinol-8 5-hydroxylase UbiM: MHYDVVIIGAGPAGLSFARSLGTSDLRVLVVEKATEASLREPVEDGREIALTHQSVELMQQSGAWDQLREDDIAPICAARVVDGDSDYSLDFDNQRQDLEALGYLVPNHAIRQAYYEATFGADQQHNITLMTDTSVTDLGSCDEHAWVMLSDGTRVQCDLLVSADSRFSETRRKMGIAATMNDFSRSAIVCRMDHTGDHEQTAIECFHYGHTLALLPMAGNRSSIVVTVGSDEAEAIQKMSDAEFEADIEQRLKGQLGSMKLCGPRHLYPLVGVHAKRFVARRFAVIGDAAVGMHPVTAHGFNLGLKSQETLSKAVLKAASKSQDIGAASLLEGYQRSHMLATRPIYHGTNLVVGLFTDDRLPAKLARKLTMRLANNCAPLKQLITAKLTEKGLPSLRERLPDLPAAPAWLPRF; encoded by the coding sequence ATGCATTACGACGTGGTGATTATAGGCGCAGGGCCTGCGGGGTTAAGTTTTGCCCGTTCGCTGGGGACGTCAGATTTACGGGTGCTGGTGGTTGAAAAGGCCACAGAGGCCAGTTTACGTGAACCGGTGGAAGATGGCCGGGAAATCGCTCTGACCCATCAGTCAGTAGAGCTGATGCAGCAGAGCGGTGCCTGGGACCAGCTTCGCGAAGATGACATCGCACCGATCTGTGCCGCCCGGGTGGTGGATGGCGATTCAGATTACTCGCTCGATTTTGATAATCAGCGTCAGGACCTTGAGGCTCTTGGCTATCTGGTCCCTAACCACGCAATTCGTCAGGCATACTACGAGGCCACCTTCGGGGCTGATCAGCAGCATAACATCACCTTAATGACGGACACTTCGGTAACAGATCTGGGCAGTTGTGATGAACATGCCTGGGTAATGTTGTCCGACGGTACCCGGGTGCAGTGTGATTTGCTGGTATCCGCAGACAGCCGTTTTTCGGAAACCCGCCGGAAGATGGGCATTGCTGCCACCATGAACGACTTTTCCCGCAGTGCCATTGTATGCCGGATGGACCATACCGGGGATCATGAGCAAACCGCCATTGAATGTTTCCATTATGGCCATACGCTGGCATTACTGCCGATGGCCGGAAACCGGTCTTCAATTGTCGTAACCGTCGGCAGTGATGAAGCGGAAGCCATTCAGAAAATGTCGGACGCGGAGTTTGAAGCAGACATTGAACAGCGGCTTAAAGGACAGTTGGGCAGTATGAAGCTGTGTGGCCCGCGTCATCTCTATCCGCTGGTGGGGGTTCACGCCAAACGTTTTGTTGCCCGGCGCTTTGCGGTGATCGGTGATGCTGCAGTGGGGATGCACCCGGTGACCGCCCACGGATTTAATCTGGGGCTGAAGAGCCAGGAAACCCTGTCGAAAGCCGTACTCAAAGCGGCGTCGAAGAGTCAGGATATAGGGGCTGCCAGTTTACTGGAGGGATATCAGCGCTCACATATGCTGGCGACCCGGCCCATCTATCACGGGACGAATTTAGTCGTGGGTTTATTCACCGATGATCGTCTGCCCGCCAAACTGGCCCGTAAGCTGACCATGCGGCTGGCGAATAACTGTGCCCCGCTGAAACAGCTGATAACCGCTAAACTGACAGAAAAAGGTTTGCCTTCACTCAGGGAACGGTTACCTGATTTGCCGGCTGCGCCGGCCTGGCTGCCGCGGTTTTAA
- the msrP gene encoding protein-methionine-sulfoxide reductase catalytic subunit MsrP gives MLIKKPDSIKSSQITPESVYRNRRQFIKAGLGLAAVSSLGLPSIAQALEYDIPADLPQYPGPEWMRAQLAAAVRNETFSTSEEPAPYYNAITHNNFYEFGTDKRDPVRKAQNFKTDPWTVEIAGEVAKPGNYNLEDILKPHALEDRVYRLRCVEAWSMVIPWLGFPLADLIKRFEPTSKAKFVRFETLVDKEQMPEQDSIFSTIDWPYVEGLRMDEAMNPLTLMAVGVYGNALPPQNGAPLRLVVPWKYGFKSIKSIVKIEFVEEMPASSWNIIAPGEYGFFANVNPEVDHPRWSQATERRLPSSLLSPNIVDTLPYNGYGEEVAQMYKGMDLKKWY, from the coding sequence ATGCTAATAAAAAAGCCTGATTCAATTAAGTCTTCGCAGATCACCCCCGAGTCGGTTTACCGTAATCGCCGCCAGTTTATTAAAGCCGGTCTCGGCCTGGCGGCGGTATCATCACTTGGCCTGCCATCCATTGCGCAGGCACTGGAATACGACATTCCAGCGGACTTACCGCAATACCCCGGGCCTGAATGGATGCGTGCACAGCTGGCTGCTGCTGTCCGCAACGAAACCTTTTCCACATCGGAAGAGCCCGCGCCTTATTACAACGCGATTACGCACAATAACTTTTATGAGTTCGGGACCGATAAGCGGGACCCGGTGCGTAAAGCACAGAATTTTAAAACCGATCCCTGGACGGTTGAGATTGCCGGTGAAGTTGCCAAACCGGGTAACTACAATCTGGAAGATATTCTTAAGCCCCATGCCCTTGAAGACCGGGTTTACCGGTTACGCTGTGTGGAAGCCTGGTCCATGGTTATTCCGTGGTTAGGTTTCCCGCTGGCGGATCTGATTAAGCGTTTTGAACCGACCTCTAAAGCGAAGTTTGTCCGTTTTGAAACCCTGGTTGATAAAGAACAGATGCCGGAGCAGGACAGCATTTTTTCAACCATCGACTGGCCGTATGTGGAAGGGTTGCGGATGGATGAGGCGATGAACCCGCTGACGCTGATGGCCGTTGGGGTATACGGGAATGCATTACCGCCGCAGAACGGTGCACCGCTGCGATTAGTGGTGCCGTGGAAGTACGGTTTTAAATCGATCAAGTCCATTGTAAAGATTGAGTTTGTCGAAGAAATGCCGGCCAGCAGCTGGAATATTATCGCGCCGGGTGAGTATGGTTTCTTTGCCAATGTAAATCCGGAGGTTGATCATCCCCGCTGGAGCCAGGCAACCGAGCGTCGTTTACCGTCTTCTCTGTTGTCTCCTAATATTGTCGATACCCTGCCATACAACGGTTATGGTGAAGAGGTTGCGCAAATGTATAAGGGGATGGATCTTAAAAAATGGTATTAA
- the ctaD gene encoding cytochrome c oxidase subunit I, translating into MSTLEQTASTGHHHGPAKGITRWLYTTNHKDIGTMYLIFSLVMFMVGGCMALTIRAELFQPGLQLIQPDFFNQMTTMHGLIMVFGAVMPAFVGLANWMVPMMVGAPDMALPRMNNWSFWILPFAFSMMLMTLFMDGGGPNFGWTFYAPLSTTYAPPSVTFFIFAVHMMGISSIMGAINIIATIFNLRAPGMTFMKMPLFVWTWLITAFLLIAVMPVLAGVVTMMLMDIHFGTSFFNAAGGGDPVLFQHVFWFFGHPEVYIMILPAFGIVSEIIPTFARKKLFGYTSMVYATSSIAILSFIVWAHHMFTVGMPLIGELFFMFTTMLIAVPTGVKVFNWIATMFRGSMTFETPMLFAVAFVVLFTIGGFSGLMLAIAPVDFQYHDTYFVVAHFHYVLVPGAIFSIMAATYYWLPKWTGNMYNESMGKLHFWLSFIGVNITFFPMHFIGLAGMPRRIPDYALQFADFNMVASVGAFLFGFSQLLFIYNIVCCARGGKKATDRVWEGSHGLEWTLTSPPPYHSFSQPPKVD; encoded by the coding sequence ATGAGTACGCTTGAGCAAACAGCTTCAACGGGTCATCACCACGGCCCGGCTAAGGGCATAACCCGCTGGTTATATACCACGAACCATAAAGATATCGGCACCATGTATCTGATTTTCAGCCTGGTGATGTTTATGGTGGGCGGCTGTATGGCCCTGACCATCCGGGCGGAGTTGTTTCAGCCGGGATTGCAGCTGATCCAGCCTGACTTTTTTAATCAGATGACCACTATGCATGGTCTTATCATGGTGTTTGGTGCGGTCATGCCGGCGTTTGTCGGGCTGGCTAACTGGATGGTGCCAATGATGGTTGGCGCACCGGATATGGCGTTGCCCCGGATGAACAACTGGAGTTTCTGGATTCTGCCGTTTGCCTTCAGCATGATGCTGATGACCCTGTTTATGGACGGTGGCGGGCCAAACTTTGGCTGGACCTTCTATGCACCGCTGTCCACAACCTATGCGCCGCCCAGTGTGACGTTTTTTATCTTCGCGGTGCATATGATGGGCATAAGCTCCATCATGGGCGCGATCAATATTATTGCGACCATTTTTAACCTGCGGGCTCCGGGCATGACGTTTATGAAGATGCCCCTGTTCGTCTGGACCTGGCTGATCACTGCATTTCTGCTGATCGCTGTGATGCCGGTGCTGGCTGGCGTGGTTACCATGATGCTGATGGATATTCATTTCGGTACCAGCTTCTTTAATGCCGCCGGTGGCGGTGATCCGGTGCTGTTCCAGCATGTGTTCTGGTTCTTCGGTCATCCGGAAGTGTACATAATGATTCTGCCGGCATTCGGTATCGTCTCGGAAATTATTCCGACGTTTGCCCGTAAAAAGCTCTTTGGTTATACCTCAATGGTGTACGCCACCTCTTCGATTGCCATCCTGTCGTTTATTGTTTGGGCGCACCACATGTTTACCGTGGGGATGCCGTTGATCGGTGAGCTGTTCTTTATGTTCACGACGATGCTGATTGCGGTACCGACCGGGGTGAAAGTCTTTAACTGGATCGCCACCATGTTCCGCGGCTCAATGACCTTCGAAACGCCGATGCTGTTTGCTGTAGCGTTTGTGGTGCTGTTCACTATTGGTGGTTTCTCTGGCCTGATGCTGGCGATTGCCCCGGTGGATTTCCAGTATCACGATACGTATTTCGTGGTTGCGCATTTCCATTATGTGCTGGTGCCAGGCGCGATTTTCTCGATTATGGCAGCGACCTATTACTGGTTACCGAAATGGACCGGCAATATGTATAACGAATCCATGGGTAAACTGCATTTCTGGCTGTCATTCATAGGCGTGAATATTACCTTCTTCCCGATGCACTTCATTGGTTTGGCGGGTATGCCGCGCCGTATTCCGGATTACGCGTTACAGTTTGCTGACTTTAATATGGTCGCGTCTGTAGGTGCTTTTCTGTTTGGCTTTTCGCAACTGCTGTTTATCTACAATATTGTCTGCTGCGCAAGGGGCGGAAAGAAGGCGACTGACCGTGTTTGGGAAGGTTCACACGGGCTGGAGTGGACGCTGACTTCGCCGCCACCGTATCACAGTTTCAGTCAACCGCCGAAGGTTGATTAA
- a CDS encoding cytochrome c oxidase subunit 3 has product MSHETYYVPEESRWPILASVALFLMAFGAGSLINALSADAGGGAGLVTLLIGALLLGLILVGWFGHVIKESQAGLYSAQMDRSFRWGMGWFIFSEVMFFAAFFGALFYVRTLAVPWLGGEGAKGAANMLWPGFEATWPLLQTPDMELFPGAQAVIDPWHVPLLNTVILVTSSITVTFAHNALKKDNRGGIKLWLLVTILLGLVFVYFQGLEYAEAYNELGLTLHAGIYGATFFILTGFHGMHVTLGTLMLIIIWLRILKGHFDSEKHFGFEAVAWYWHFVDVVWIGLFLFVYVF; this is encoded by the coding sequence ATGAGTCATGAAACCTACTACGTCCCCGAGGAAAGTCGCTGGCCTATTCTGGCATCGGTTGCCCTGTTTCTGATGGCGTTTGGTGCCGGCAGCCTGATTAACGCTTTATCTGCTGATGCCGGTGGTGGTGCGGGTCTGGTTACCTTACTGATTGGTGCCTTACTCCTCGGGCTGATTCTGGTGGGTTGGTTCGGCCATGTGATTAAGGAGAGTCAGGCGGGCCTGTATTCTGCGCAGATGGACCGTTCATTCCGCTGGGGTATGGGGTGGTTCATTTTTTCTGAGGTGATGTTTTTTGCAGCCTTCTTCGGCGCGCTGTTTTATGTACGAACACTGGCGGTTCCCTGGTTAGGCGGTGAAGGGGCGAAAGGTGCAGCGAATATGCTCTGGCCGGGATTCGAAGCCACCTGGCCATTATTACAAACCCCTGATATGGAGCTGTTCCCGGGGGCGCAGGCGGTGATTGATCCCTGGCATGTACCGTTACTCAATACTGTCATCCTGGTGACTTCAAGTATCACCGTTACTTTTGCGCATAACGCGCTGAAGAAGGATAACCGGGGCGGAATCAAACTCTGGTTGCTGGTTACGATTTTGCTGGGGCTCGTCTTTGTTTACTTTCAGGGGCTTGAGTACGCCGAAGCATATAACGAACTGGGCCTGACGTTACATGCAGGCATCTACGGTGCGACCTTTTTTATCCTGACCGGGTTCCACGGTATGCATGTAACGCTGGGAACCCTGATGCTGATTATTATCTGGTTAAGGATTCTTAAAGGGCATTTTGACAGTGAGAAGCACTTTGGTTTTGAGGCCGTTGCCTGGTACTGGCACTTTGTAGATGTGGTCTGGATTGGTTTGTTCCTGTTTGTGTACGTCTTCTGA
- the coxB gene encoding cytochrome c oxidase subunit II, translating into MRCNRLALLLSGFVISPAVFAEWEVNLVRGVTEISHAIFDLHMIIFYVCVAIAVVVFGVMLWAIVYHRKSRGAKAQHFHEHIWVEILWTIVPFGILVAMAVPATQTLIKMYDKSEADINIQVTGYQWKWRYQYLGQDIDFFSNLSTPQDQINNEAVKGENYLLEVDRPVVIPVGKKVRFLITANDVIHSWWVPALAVKQDAIPGFINEAWTIVDEPGIYRGQCAELCGRDHGFMPVVVDARSEADYQLWLASQTQAQEAAQAAAEQTWTMEALISKGEEVYKTSCLACHQANGQGIPGAFPGLVNTPLMASDGLMEHARIVVHGRTGTAMQAFGEQLSDVDLAAVITYERNAWGNDGGMITPQQIKQLKEE; encoded by the coding sequence ATGCGATGCAACCGATTGGCCCTGTTGCTGTCAGGGTTTGTCATTTCGCCAGCTGTTTTTGCGGAATGGGAAGTAAATCTGGTGAGGGGCGTGACGGAAATCAGTCACGCCATTTTTGATCTTCATATGATTATTTTTTACGTCTGCGTCGCTATTGCGGTAGTGGTGTTTGGCGTAATGCTGTGGGCGATTGTTTATCATCGCAAATCCCGGGGGGCGAAAGCCCAGCATTTTCATGAACATATCTGGGTGGAAATCCTCTGGACAATTGTGCCGTTCGGCATTCTGGTCGCTATGGCGGTGCCCGCTACCCAAACCCTGATTAAAATGTATGACAAATCTGAAGCGGATATCAATATTCAGGTAACCGGCTATCAGTGGAAATGGCGGTACCAGTATCTGGGTCAGGATATTGATTTCTTCAGTAACCTTTCAACCCCTCAGGATCAGATCAATAACGAGGCAGTTAAAGGGGAAAATTACCTTCTTGAAGTGGACCGCCCGGTGGTGATTCCGGTGGGTAAGAAAGTCCGTTTCCTGATTACCGCCAATGATGTGATTCATTCCTGGTGGGTACCGGCACTGGCGGTTAAGCAGGATGCAATTCCCGGGTTTATTAACGAAGCCTGGACCATTGTGGATGAGCCGGGCATTTACCGGGGGCAGTGCGCTGAGCTTTGTGGCCGGGACCATGGCTTTATGCCCGTGGTGGTGGATGCCCGCAGTGAAGCAGATTATCAGCTGTGGTTAGCGTCCCAGACCCAGGCTCAGGAGGCTGCGCAGGCTGCAGCGGAACAGACCTGGACGATGGAAGCGCTGATCAGCAAAGGTGAAGAGGTTTACAAAACCAGTTGTCTGGCATGCCACCAGGCTAACGGCCAGGGTATTCCGGGGGCGTTCCCGGGATTAGTGAATACACCGCTGATGGCCAGTGACGGTCTGATGGAACATGCCCGGATTGTGGTGCATGGCCGGACCGGTACGGCAATGCAGGCGTTCGGTGAGCAGCTAAGCGATGTGGATCTGGCGGCGGTCATTACCTATGAGCGTAATGCCTGGGGTAACGACGGCGGCATGATCACACCGCAGCAAATCAAACAGCTGAAAGAAGAGTAG
- the pssA gene encoding CDP-diacylglycerol--serine O-phosphatidyltransferase produces the protein MIDQHENQHAEDNGSANPPESPENPQESPKPRSRGIYLLPNLFTTGALFSGFYAVVAGMNGDFANASIAIFVAMVLDGLDGRVARMTNTSSAFGAEYDSLSDMVSFGVAPALVSFSWVLSSAGKFGWFAAFIYVAGAALRLARFNTQIGSVDKRYFIGLPSPAAAAAVAGLVWASVEFDLDVTGYAYLIAVYVALVGVLMVSNVLYYSFKDVDPKGKIPFMILLAIVLVVGVISISPPIILWLLILGYSLSGPILWLVRKRKTRA, from the coding sequence ATGATCGATCAGCACGAGAATCAACACGCTGAAGACAACGGTTCTGCTAACCCACCTGAAAGCCCTGAAAATCCACAGGAGAGTCCTAAACCACGCAGCCGTGGTATCTACCTGTTACCTAACCTGTTTACCACCGGTGCACTGTTTTCCGGCTTCTATGCGGTCGTTGCCGGCATGAACGGTGATTTTGCCAACGCCTCCATCGCGATTTTTGTTGCTATGGTGCTGGATGGGCTGGATGGCCGTGTTGCCCGGATGACCAATACTTCCAGTGCCTTCGGAGCCGAATACGATTCGCTGTCTGATATGGTTTCATTCGGTGTTGCGCCGGCATTAGTCAGTTTTAGCTGGGTACTCAGCTCCGCGGGTAAGTTTGGCTGGTTTGCGGCCTTTATTTATGTGGCGGGTGCCGCCCTGCGTCTGGCCCGGTTTAACACCCAGATCGGTTCTGTGGATAAGCGCTATTTTATTGGTTTGCCAAGCCCCGCAGCGGCAGCAGCGGTTGCCGGTCTGGTATGGGCCAGTGTGGAATTTGATCTGGATGTTACGGGCTATGCGTATTTAATTGCGGTTTACGTGGCACTTGTTGGCGTTTTGATGGTCAGTAATGTTCTGTATTACAGTTTTAAAGACGTTGATCCGAAAGGAAAAATCCCGTTTATGATTCTGCTGGCGATTGTGCTGGTGGTTGGGGTTATCTCGATCAGCCCACCGATTATTCTGTGGTTACTGATCCTCGGATACAGCCTTTCCGGTCCGATATTATGGTTGGTACGCAAGCGTAAAACGCGTGCGTAG
- a CDS encoding cytochrome c oxidase assembly protein: MAEQRATHRRLILRLTLSCVLMFGFGFALVPLYDVFCRVTGLNGKVLNTGPLEEAVISDVNRRIQVQLIAVNNSGMPWEFRPSESSMEVYIGEMKQTAYIATNPTNRYMIAQAVPSVAPAEAAQYLRKVNCFCFDRQPLNAKEQREMPLLFVLDDALPDHIKTVTLSYTLFDITPEDTLAAASGSEEVQL; this comes from the coding sequence ATGGCTGAGCAAAGAGCAACTCACCGTCGCCTGATTCTTCGCCTGACACTCAGTTGTGTACTGATGTTTGGCTTTGGTTTTGCTCTGGTGCCTTTATACGATGTCTTCTGCAGGGTGACCGGACTTAACGGCAAGGTACTGAATACCGGACCCCTTGAAGAAGCGGTGATCAGCGATGTTAATCGCCGGATACAGGTACAACTGATTGCGGTGAATAACAGTGGGATGCCCTGGGAGTTTCGGCCGAGTGAGTCCAGTATGGAAGTCTATATCGGTGAGATGAAACAAACCGCTTATATAGCCACCAATCCCACAAACCGTTACATGATTGCTCAGGCAGTACCCAGCGTGGCGCCGGCAGAAGCGGCGCAGTACTTGCGCAAGGTGAACTGTTTCTGTTTTGACCGTCAGCCACTGAATGCTAAAGAACAGCGGGAAATGCCGCTGCTGTTTGTGCTGGATGATGCGTTACCTGATCACATTAAGACGGTCACCCTTTCTTATACCCTTTTCGATATTACACCTGAAGATACACTCGCCGCTGCGTCAGGCAGTGAGGAGGTTCAACTATGA
- a CDS encoding sulfite oxidase heme-binding subunit YedZ, which yields MVLSLPFSPVIQSRLRWWLLFLLPLWPLANLVWLGVSNDLGTDPAKFIVDEMGTWAINFLWITLAITPARQALGWSWALKFRRMMGLYALFYAVLHLLAFCTFLIGWRSDLFFRELTERPYIIVGALALLILIPMGITSTKSMMRRLGKRWKSLHRWIYPASLLVMLHFIWQIRASFYEQLIYGLILAVLLGYRLYLRYQR from the coding sequence ATGGTATTAAGTCTGCCATTTTCACCGGTCATCCAAAGCCGCCTGCGCTGGTGGTTGTTGTTTTTACTACCACTGTGGCCGCTGGCAAATCTGGTATGGCTGGGCGTCAGCAATGATCTGGGGACCGATCCGGCCAAGTTCATCGTTGATGAAATGGGCACCTGGGCGATCAACTTTCTGTGGATCACGCTGGCAATCACTCCTGCACGGCAGGCGCTTGGCTGGAGCTGGGCGCTTAAGTTTCGCCGTATGATGGGGCTGTATGCGCTGTTTTACGCGGTGCTGCACTTACTGGCGTTCTGTACCTTTCTGATTGGCTGGCGGTCGGATCTGTTTTTCCGTGAACTGACAGAGCGTCCGTATATCATTGTCGGCGCGCTGGCCCTGCTCATTCTTATCCCGATGGGCATTACGTCTACCAAATCCATGATGCGCCGGCTGGGTAAGCGCTGGAAATCGCTGCATCGCTGGATTTATCCTGCCAGCTTGCTGGTGATGCTGCACTTTATCTGGCAAATCCGGGCCAGCTTCTATGAACAACTGATTTATGGGCTGATACTGGCAGTATTGCTGGGATATCGTCTATACCTTAGATATCAGCGCTGA